A region from the Dermacentor andersoni chromosome 11, qqDerAnde1_hic_scaffold, whole genome shotgun sequence genome encodes:
- the LOC126539203 gene encoding glucoside xylosyltransferase 2-like encodes MAGQRTVFFVRCLFVISVLAAVCLLKYEYTNIWTNTPDGFPKARKSQSTVQLRPQPSAANVTSQAPTERVKLVVVTCKSLLNMTLTNIKSAVAFTTVPLELLLFADDENREPLRQAISLWPESVLKRIHYKVSPVKFPEPDAKKWQTLFKPCASQRLFLPSMLPDVDAVIYVDADVLFLSPIEKLWQHFASMNSSHLAALAPESEDYATNWYRRFARHPFYQPLGVNSGVMLMNLTRMRKFGWEERLGPLLQRYGRDITWGDQDLLNILFSAHPERLLLFSCRWNYRPDHCMYGVYCTAGPPAVVHGSRKAFVKDSEPAFRELHQAMGQYKLGESLGDTFIADFKDALSRSRKTRCGQEFLKQVVHWEARARSIDSAAIKTRRSTES; translated from the exons ATGGCCGGACAGAGGACGGTGTTCTTCGTGAGGTGCCTGTTCGTCATATCCGTGCTAGCAGCCGTGTGCTTGCTGAAATATGAATACACCAACATCTGGACAAATACGCCTGATGGCTTTCCGAAAGCCAGGAAATCTCAGAGCACGGTTCAACTCCGGCCGCAGCCGAGTGCGGCGAACGTCACCAGCCAAGCACCTAC AGAGCGTGTCAAGCTGGTCGTGGTCACATGCAAGAGCCTGCTCAACATGACTCTCACCAACATCAAGTCAGCAGTGGCTTTCACAACGGTGCCGTTGGAGCTTCTGCTTTTCGCCGACGATGAGAACAGAGAGCCGCTGCGACAGGCA ATTTCTTTGTGGCCTGAAAGCGTGCTGAAGCGGATTCATTACAAGGTGTCACCGGTGAAGTTCCCAGAACCGGATGCCAAAAAGTGGCAGACCCTCTTCAAGCCTTGTGCATCGCAGCGCCTATTTCTTCCT AGCATGCTGCCAGACGTGGACGCGGTCATCTATGTCGACGCCGATGTCCTGTTTCTGAGCCCCATTGAGAAGCTGTGGCAGCATTTCGCATCCATGAACAGCTCACACCTGGCAGCGTTGGCCCCCGAGAGTGAGGACTATGCCACCAACTGGTACCGGCGCTTCGCCAGGCACCCCTTCTACCAACCGCTTG GTGTCAACTCGGGCGTAATGCTGATGAACCTCACCCGCATGCGGAAGTTTGGCTGGGAGGAACGCCTGGGGCCACTGCTGCAGAGGTACGGCCGCGATATCACCTGGGGCGACCAGGACCTCCTCAACATCTTGTTCAGCGCCCACCCTGAACGCCTGTTGCTGTTTTCGTGCCGGTGGAACTACCGGCCCGACCACTGCATGTACGgagtgtactgtactgcgggacCACCGGCTGTTGTCCACGGGTCACGCAAAGCCTTTGTCAAGGACTCGGAGCCGGCTTTCCGGGAACTTCACCAGGCCATGGGGCAG TACAAGCTGGGTGAAAGCCTTGGGGACACTTTCATCGCCGATTTCAAGGATGCACTCAGCAGAAGTCGCAAGACTCGCTGCGGGCAGGAGTTCCTCAAGCAGGTGGTTCACTGGGAAGCAAGAGCACGCAGCATCGACAGTGCTGCCATTAAGACCAGACGGAGTACAGAGTCCTGA